CTGCCAGAAGTCCTGACAACTGTGCTACTTCCATGGAGTGTTTCAGTGCGTTCTGTCCATAACTGGTCCTGAATTTCATCTTGCCAAGAAGCTTCACAAGCTCAGGATGGATGCCGTGGATGCCCACCTCAAGTGTGGCCGCCTCGCCGTCTTCCCGCATATTTGCTTCTACTTCTTTCTGCGCTTTCTCTACCATTTCTTCGATTCTGGCCGGATGAATCCGTCCGTCCACAATCAGACGTTCCAAAGCAATCCTTGCGACTTCCCGTCGGATCGGATCAAATCCGGACAATACTACTGCTTCCGGGGTATCGTCAATAATCAACTCAACGCCGGTCATGGTCTCCAAAGTACGGATATTCCGCCCTTCTCGTCCAATGATGCGGCCCTTCATCTCATCGTTAGGAAGCTGTACAACAGAAACGGTGGTCTCAGCCACATGATCGGCCGCACATCTCTGGATCGCGGTAACCACATAGTCCTTGGCCTTCTTGTCAGCTTCTTCTTTTGCCTTGTTTTCCAGTTCCTTAATCATCTTGGCAGTGTCATGTTTGACCTCCGCCTCAACAGATCTTAAAAGATATTCTTTTGCTTGTTCGGAGGTTAGGCCGGAGATTCTCTCCAGTTCCTGTATCCCTTTTTCGTACAATGCCTCAGTCTCGGCATTCCTTTTGTTCAGGGCTTCCTCCCGGGCTGCAAGATTCGCTTCCCGTCGTTCCATGTTTTCTGCTTTTTTGTCTAAGTTTTCTTCTTTACTCAGTACACGTCTTTCATAACGTTGAAGCTCTGCTCGTCTTTCCTTGGTCTCTTTATCCAGCTCATTCTTCGTCTTAATAGACTCTTCTTTCGCCTCCAGGAGAGCTTCACGCTTCTTTGTCTCTGCCGTCTTTAACGCTTCATCTATTATTTCCCTGGCTTTTACCTCAGCGGTCCCAATCTTGGCTTCATAAGTTTTCTGCCGATGGACGATCGCTAATCTCCAGGTAATAGGCGCCACAACGAGCAGTGTTACTACAACTGCTACTATCGTTGACACAGGAGCACCTCCTTATTTAATTTTCATTGTACACCAATACAACAGTATAATTTTAAACTGTTTTATGCATAATGTCAAGTCTATTAGCTCCCGATTCCTTTTTTGTTGGACAATATTTTCCAAGATTCAGCCATGCAGAAATATGGAAAGAATTTTGAATTTGGAAGCTTGCTTACAAAGGCAAAATCCTTTCCATATTTCTATAGGGCGGAACGCCCGTAATGAATAATTTGGCGGCCTAAATCCTCTCCCCCGGCCAATCCATCCGCCCCGCCAAATTATGAATGCATGGCGTACCCCCGCCAATCCTCCCTTGCCCCTCATGCACTTCTCCTACTCATCCTCCCGCAGCATCCTGTCCATAACCCTTCGGATCGCCTCATAAGAGAATCCTCTGCGGCAAAGCCCCGCTGTAATCTTTTTATAAACCGCCGCATCCAGCCGTTCCCCCGGCCTGCACCCCTTCTTCAGCAGATACTCCCGGATCTGGCCCTCCTCATCCACCGGCGATTCCTCCAGATACTGTTCCACCACATCACGGGCAATCCCTTTCCGCTCCAGATCAAACCGGATCTGGCGGGTGCTCTTTTTACGCGAATAAACGCGGATATACCTTTCAGCATAATCCGCGTCATCTATATAATGGTATTCCTTTAAAAAGGAGAGCGCTTCCTCTATCTCCTGCGGTCCATACTCCCGCTCCTTCAGCTTCTGCCGCATCTGCTGCTCCGTGCGGTCCCTGTACTCCAGGAGAGAGAGGGCACACTCCCTCGCAGATTTATGCTTTTTCATCGTCGCTTACCGGCTGGTCAGCGGTCTTCGCTTTCCCACTGTCGGGCGCAGCGGACTTCCCTGCCGGAGCCGCTGACGCCGCTGCTACGCTGTCGCCCTGCAGGCCATGAAGCTCGCGCACCTTCTGCTCCACCTCATCAAAGACCTCCGGATGCTCCTTTAAGTAGTTCTTGGCATTCTCCCGGCCCTGTCCGATCTTGGCGCCGTTATATGCATACCATGCGCCGCTCTTCTCGATCACGTTGTCCTTCGCCGCCAGATCCAGGATATCACCCTCACGGGAAATGCCCTGCCCAAACATGATGTCAAACTCCGCCTCTTTAAACGGCGGTGCGATCTTGTTCTTCACAACCTTGACGCGGACGTGGTTCCCAACCACCTCTCCGCCCTGCTTGATCGACTCAACACGACGTACATCCAAACGGACGGAAGCGTAAAACTTCAGCGCACGGCCGCCGGTAGTAGTCTCCGGGTTGCCGAACATAACGCCGATCTTTTCGCGCAGCTGGTTGATAAAGATCACCGAACAGTTGGACTTGCTGATGATACCAGTAAGCTTCCTTAACCCCTGTGACATCAAACGCGCCTGCAGGCCCACATGGGAATCTCCCATCTCGCCGTCGATCTCCGCCTTCGGCACCAGCGCCGCTACAGAGTCTACGATCACAATGTCCACAGCACCGGAGCGCACCATCGTCTCAGTGATCTCAAGTGCCTGCTCACCGGTATCCGGCTGGGATATGTAGAGATTGTCAATATCCACGCCGATATTCTTCGCATAAACCGGGTCTAAAGCGTGCTCTGCATCGATAAAGCCTGCGATCCCGCCCCTCTTCTGTACCTCGGCAACCATATGGAGGGCCACCGTGGTCTTACCACTGGACTCCGGGCCGTAGACCTCGATCACCCTTCCCTTCGGCACGCCGCCGAGGCCCAGGGCAATATCCAAACTGATGGAACCGGTCGGTGTAGTCTCAATATTCATATTGGCGCCGGAATCCCCCAGCCTCATGATGGAGCCCTTTCCATAGGACTTCTCTATCTGGGTAATGGCGGCATCCAATGCTTTTAACTTATCATCTTTATTCATATTATCCTCCAAACGAACAAATGTTCTTATTCTGTTCTAATCATAGTATAATCCTGGTTAATTGTCAACTTATTTTTTCCTGTAATAATCCTCTGATAATCATTGTTTAATCTCCGCTTTGTATCAGCACTCCCTCCATTCTTTAAAAACCACGCCTCTGGCTGCCATGGTCCTGTAGCTGCAATACATTCCAATCCGGGATTCTGGCGATACGCCGGATAACAGGCTGAACTGCCTTTGAACTGCAAATCCAATATATCATACCATGGAGAACGTGTCAAACTGCAAAATGGGAAAATCAGGGCCATTTTTATCAATCTTTATCAATCTTTGTCGGAGACCTTTTCTTGACAGCCATCCGCAGGGAACTTACAATAATCCTGTAATCTGGAAAGTCCGCGCGGCAGCGGGAAAGGAGGCATATTTGTGATCCATTTTCATACAGGCCATATCCGGTACATCAGACAGCTCCTTCAGGGCCTTCTGCTGATCGGTATGGTCTTTCTCATATTCTCCATGACATTCCATGTGAAGCAGATCCAGGAAACGTCCATGGTCCTGGAATACATCTCTTTCGTGCGCGGAGGTACCCAGCGTCTTGTAAAGCTCGAGATCGCGGGGTTAAAAAACACAGACCTGGAAAATTCCCTGGATGAGATCATCACCTCGCTCCAGACCGGAGGCGGCATCCATCATCTCCCAGCGCTTCCAGATGCAGGTTACTCCAACAGTCTGACCGAACTGACCGCCTGCTGGGATGACTTAAAAACAGAACTTTCTCTTGCCCGCACCCACCCTTATGAGCAGACCCGGCTTCTGGAAATGAGCGAGGAATACTTCCGGCTCGCCGATGACGCCGTCAACGCGGCGGAAACCTACTCCCAAACATGCATACGACGGGCAGGACATATCGAAACCTGGTCAATCCTCCTTACGATCGCTGTTATGCTCCTCCTTCTGCAGCAATCCTTAGAAGCCCTGCAGCTGGCCCGGTTCAACCGGGAACTGCGTCAGAAGGCGTATATGGATTTACATACGGGGCTTCCCAACAAGAGCCGCTGTGAGGAATTTTTCTCGGATCATCAGCCCTTATCCTCCCCCACCTGCTGCATCATGTTTGACTTAAATAACTTAAAAGAGGTAAATGATACGCTGGGACACATAGCCGGCGATACCATGATCCTGAATTTCGCCCACATCCTCCGTACTTCCATACCGGAGGAACATTTTGTTGGAAGATACGGCGGAGATGAATTCATCGCTATCCTCCGCGGCACTTCAGCCGCGCAGGTCCATAACATCCTGAAGGGCATTCAGGATGCGATCTCCCTTTTCAATCAGTACAGCGGCAGTATCCGCTTAAGCTATGCCTGCGGTTACGCCATGTCCGCCGCCTGCAGGCAACTGCTGCCTGACCACTCTTTTAGAGCGTGCCGACCACAATATGTATACGGACAAGCGAAAACACAAAGAAAAAGCCCCCGTGCCGTGATGGGGGCTCAGGGGTCATTCTTCTTACGGAATTCGGATTTCAAAAAAGGATTAAGGATTTAATTCTGCATCTCTTATGGCTTTAGTATAACACACCCCCTCAGAAAAAGTGTGTATATTGTTTAAATAGATTCTGAAGAAATTATTAAGATTCCACCCGTCAATGGAGCACGTTTCCCGGAATACCCTAATAGTGAAAACAGAAGAAGGATACAGGTAATTTATGTGAATCAGGCAGATATTGAGACTCATGAGGAGGAAACGGCCGGATTTACCGGGAAGGGGATCGGCGTGGCGGTCCTGGATACCGGCTGTTTTCCCCATGAGGATCTAAACAATAGAATTGCCGCTTTCTGCGACATGGTGCAGCGCCGCACGGACCCCTACGACGATAACGGCCACGGCACCCACGTCTGCGGGATCATCGGCGGAAACGGCTGCGGAAACAGCTTATACTGCGGCGTTGCCCCCCGCTGTCATCTGATCCCGGTAAAGGTCCTGGACCGGCGTGGAAATGGTTATGCCTCAGACGTCTTGTCCGGCCTCCGATGGATTCGTGAAAACCGCGATGTATACAATATCCGG
This portion of the Clostridium sp. AN503 genome encodes:
- the rny gene encoding ribonuclease Y: MSTIVAVVVTLLVVAPITWRLAIVHRQKTYEAKIGTAEVKAREIIDEALKTAETKKREALLEAKEESIKTKNELDKETKERRAELQRYERRVLSKEENLDKKAENMERREANLAAREEALNKRNAETEALYEKGIQELERISGLTSEQAKEYLLRSVEAEVKHDTAKMIKELENKAKEEADKKAKDYVVTAIQRCAADHVAETTVSVVQLPNDEMKGRIIGREGRNIRTLETMTGVELIIDDTPEAVVLSGFDPIRREVARIALERLIVDGRIHPARIEEMVEKAQKEVEANMREDGEAATLEVGIHGIHPELVKLLGKMKFRTSYGQNALKHSMEVAQLSGLLAAEVGVDVRMAKRAGLLHDIGKSIDHEMEGSHVQLGSDLCRKYKESAIVINSVESHHGDVEPQSLIACIVQAADTISAARPGARRETLETYTNRLKQLEDITNSFKGVDKSFAIQAGREVRIMVVPEQVSDDDMILMAREISKRIEDELEYPGQIKVNVIRESRATDYAK
- a CDS encoding regulatory protein RecX, whose amino-acid sequence is MKKHKSARECALSLLEYRDRTEQQMRQKLKEREYGPQEIEEALSFLKEYHYIDDADYAERYIRVYSRKKSTRQIRFDLERKGIARDVVEQYLEESPVDEEGQIREYLLKKGCRPGERLDAAVYKKITAGLCRRGFSYEAIRRVMDRMLREDE
- the recA gene encoding recombinase RecA, which encodes MNKDDKLKALDAAITQIEKSYGKGSIMRLGDSGANMNIETTPTGSISLDIALGLGGVPKGRVIEVYGPESSGKTTVALHMVAEVQKRGGIAGFIDAEHALDPVYAKNIGVDIDNLYISQPDTGEQALEITETMVRSGAVDIVIVDSVAALVPKAEIDGEMGDSHVGLQARLMSQGLRKLTGIISKSNCSVIFINQLREKIGVMFGNPETTTGGRALKFYASVRLDVRRVESIKQGGEVVGNHVRVKVVKNKIAPPFKEAEFDIMFGQGISREGDILDLAAKDNVIEKSGAWYAYNGAKIGQGRENAKNYLKEHPEVFDEVEQKVRELHGLQGDSVAAASAAPAGKSAAPDSGKAKTADQPVSDDEKA
- a CDS encoding GGDEF domain-containing protein; this translates as MIHFHTGHIRYIRQLLQGLLLIGMVFLIFSMTFHVKQIQETSMVLEYISFVRGGTQRLVKLEIAGLKNTDLENSLDEIITSLQTGGGIHHLPALPDAGYSNSLTELTACWDDLKTELSLARTHPYEQTRLLEMSEEYFRLADDAVNAAETYSQTCIRRAGHIETWSILLTIAVMLLLLQQSLEALQLARFNRELRQKAYMDLHTGLPNKSRCEEFFSDHQPLSSPTCCIMFDLNNLKEVNDTLGHIAGDTMILNFAHILRTSIPEEHFVGRYGGDEFIAILRGTSAAQVHNILKGIQDAISLFNQYSGSIRLSYACGYAMSAACRQLLPDHSFRACRPQYVYGQAKTQRKSPRAVMGAQGSFFLRNSDFKKGLRI